The nucleotide sequence GCGCGTCTGATGGGTGAGTTGCGGCTGAAGTCTTGTGTGCGCCCGAAGAAATACCGCTCCTACAAAGGTAGCGTCGGACGTGTTGCACCTCATGTTTTACAGCGTCGGTTCTACGCAAAGCGTCCGAACGAGAAGTGGGTAACGGATGTCACGGAATTCAACGTGGGCGGCCAGAAGCTGTACCTGTCACCAGTGCTCGATCTGTACAACGGCGAGATCATTGCTTATGAAACCGCGAGGCGCCCGGCGTTCGAGATGGTCAGCGCAATGCTTCGCAAGGCATTGGCGCGCTTGAAGTCACACGAGCGGCCTCTCTTGCATTCGGATCAGGGCTGGCAGTACCAGATGCCTGCGTATCGCCGCCTACTGCAGCAACGAGCGCTCACGCAAAGCATGTCGCGTAAAGGGAATTGCCTGGACAACGCCGCCATGGAGAGCTTCTTCGGCACGCTGAAATCCGAGTTCTTCCATCTGAATCGGTTCCGCAACCTGGACGAACTGCAAACCGGCTTGGCAAGCTACATCCACTACTACAATCACGACCGCATCAAACTGAAACTAAAAGGGCTGAGTCCCGTGCAATACAGAACTCAGCCCTAGCCGTCATAACCCGTCCAACTTTACGGGGTCAGTTCACGCGCCGGTCGGGCTTTTTTCATCGTGCTGACGCGTCAGCCGCGCTTGCGCTCGTAGACGACGAACGCATAGCCGAACGTATTCGGTGCGGCCGCCTGGTGCGCATCGCGCGACACTTCCTGCCACTGCGCGGCGTCGGGTGCAGGGAACGAGGCGTCACCGTCGAAGTCGGCATCGATCTCGGTGACGACCAGCCTGTCGGCGAGTGCGAGACCTTCCGTGTAGAGCTGCGCGCCGCCGATCAGGAACGCTTCGGGCACGCCGTCGCGCGCGGCGAGCGTCAGCGCATCGGCGAGCGACGTGACCGTGTCGCAGCCGTCGAAGCGACGCGTCGCGTCGCGCGTGACCACGATATTGCGGCGGCCAGGCAGCGGCCGGCCGATCGACTCGTGGGTCTTGCGGCCCATCACGATCGGTGCGCCCATCGTCGTGCGCTTGAAGAAGGCGAGATCCTCGGGAAGTTTCCAGGGCAACTGGTTGTCGCGGCCGATGATGCCGTTGCGGGCACGCGCGACGATCAGGGTCAACGTCGTCATGAAGGTCGGGGGAAGGAAAACCGGAATGGCGCCGATTTTACCGGAACGGCGGCCTGCGCCGGTTCCGGGTATGCGCATCCGCCTTTCCGCACTGCGCGCCGCGACGCCCGAGGCAATGCGTCGCGGCGACGGAATGAATAAAAAGAGTGCCCGCCGGGGGACGGAGCACAAAAACCGTTTCGTGTTGCGAGCGCGACGATGCCGGCATTGGGTCGATGCTGTCCGGCTCGTACAAATC is from Burkholderia sp. HI2500 and encodes:
- a CDS encoding dihydrofolate reductase — translated: MTTLTLIVARARNGIIGRDNQLPWKLPEDLAFFKRTTMGAPIVMGRKTHESIGRPLPGRRNIVVTRDATRRFDGCDTVTSLADALTLAARDGVPEAFLIGGAQLYTEGLALADRLVVTEIDADFDGDASFPAPDAAQWQEVSRDAHQAAAPNTFGYAFVVYERKRG